Sequence from the Methanocalculus alkaliphilus genome:
GGTCTGGGGCGGAGAGATCTTTGCAGGGAAGGCCCCGGAGTATGCACGGGTCGGACATCTTGAGGAGGTCCTGATGCCCGGAGGCGATGCAGCGACACGCCATCCGGAACGGATGCTCTATGGCATCATCCAGAGGGATGAGATCCTTGATCTCCTCAGCGACCGTGGCTGGAATGATGTTGCCCTCTCAGCCCTCGCCCACCAGGTCAGCAGGCGGTTTAACACCACCACGACAACAAGCACCGGAAGGGTTCTCGATGCCGCCTCTGCCCTTCTCGGCCTCTGCCGTGAACGAACCTATGATGGCGAACCTGCGATGCGGCTCGAGGCGGCAGCCGCCCATGGATCCCCAACAGACTGGGAGATCACCATCCATGATTCCGGAGGTACAGCAACACTCCTGACAACCCATCTCATGGAGAGGGCATTAGCAGAATATCTGCCATATACCAGTGAGCCGCCAATGGTACGCAGACGTGCTGTTGCAGATATCGCAGCGTCGTTTCAGTATAACCTGGCACGCGGGATCGCCCGTCTCGCCATTCTGGCAGCAGAAGAGACCGGGATCATGACGGCTGCCCTCTCCGGAGGCGTCTGCTATAACGGGATGATACGGAGTACCATCTGCTCTGAACTGAGCGACCATGGCGTCCGACCAATCATCAATAGCGACTATCCTCTTGGGGATGGTTGTATCTCGTATGGCCAGACAATAATGGCCGGGAGACGTTGAGATGTATGGACCCACGCGAGTATGAGCCGGAGATCAGAGAGTTTGGAGATCCTCCGGATAATCCCGATGAGGTAGTACTCGTCGAGCTGAAGCTCACCAAAGTGATGCAGCTCTACAATACCCTTGATCCGGCTCCATTTTATGAAAAAGAACTCGACCCGGATGCAGAAGAGTACATCTACTCATGGTTTGAGGAGATCCCCTTCGACCAGAAAGTCCGGATCATCATCTATCTTCCTGTCGAACTCATCTCCCATGAGGTGACGGAGAATATGAGGAAGGCGGTGAAGAACCATTTCCTCTATCTCAGAGGGCTTGCTGAACACTCCCTCTCGGTCCAGATGAAGCGGGAACGGAAGAATATGGTGATCGGTATCCTCTTCCTCTTCCTCTGCCTGACGATCAGCCAGCATGCCAATGAGATCTTCGAGCAGGGATCACTTGCCGAGCTGATCGCCGAGTCGCTGATCATCATCGGGTGGGTCGCACTCTGGAGACCGGTTCAGTTCTTCCTGTACGACTGGTGGCCGGTTAGAAAGCGAAGAAAACTCTGCAGGAAGATTGCCGAGACGGAACTGATTGTCACATCCCAGAAGGCAGGTATCTGATCTCCTGTAATACAGATACAAGAACGAGACGATATCGTCTGTGGATAGAAAATCAAAAAAAATTTAGCCGAAGAGGGCACCAAGGCCGGCCATTCCGGACTCTTCTTCCTCTTCCTTCTTCTCTTCTTCTTCTTCCTCTTCAGCAGGTGCAGCGGCGGCTGCAGCTGCAGGTGCAGCGGCGGCAGCGGCTACTGGTGCAGCAGCTGCCTTGCTGATGGCTTCCTCAACATCAACGCCATCAAGGGCGGCGACGAGTGCCTTCACACGGGATTCGTTAACAGCGATACCTGCGGCAGAGAGAACTGCCTGGACGGATTCTTCATCGATTGATTTTTCTGCAGAGTGCAATAAGAGAGCAGCGTAGATATACTCCATAATTCGTCACCTATTCTACTAATGCTTTGATTGTGTTCATCTGTCTGTATGCCTTTGAGATGATCTCGTCAATGACGGCCTTCTCATAGATAGCAGCCTCTATACCGAGACCGCGTGCATCACGGACAGCCTTTCCAATGATCGCCTCGATGGTAAACGCAGTCGGATAGGCTGCATTAACCGAGAGATTGAATGCCTGCTGGACAGCAAGAACGAGCTTGTTATAATATTCAGTCTCGTCGATGCCAAGTACGTCGGGGAAGTACAGCTGATCCTGATACAGAGCGACGTGAAGGGAGAGACCAACATCCATCGGTGCAACACCGAGTTTTGCAAGAATTCCGACCTGTTTACGGTCGACAGGCTCTCCAGCCTTTACAATCGTCTTTGTCTCTCGAATCTTGACCTTTCCGCCTTCGATGGTCGCAGGGATGCCTGCCTGCTGGAGCTCACTGACAATCGGACCTGGCTTAAAGCTGGTTGGTCCTTTTGCAACAACGATATCCTCAGGAGCGATCTCGCCGGCTTTGGCGGTACGCTTCGTCTTCGTCTGCTCAAGGGCTTTGAAGAGCTTGAAAGGATTATCATTTGTGAAGATCAGTGCAGAGTGGCCGGTGATATGTTCTTTCAGATCCTCAAAGCTGCCACCAAGTTCTGTGAACGCATGCTCAATGAGCGTGTTTCGCATCACTTTGATCTCTGTGGTAGCCCGAAGATTCCGACGAATCTGCTGGAACTGTGTAGCGGGAATGCCGTATGTGTCAATGAGACCCACAAGGCCATACTCCCCTACGTTCTTCTTCACTTCTTCAATCTCGTCCCGCTTCCACTGAGGAAGGTGGCGTGTGTACACTGCCATCTAGATCACCCTCACTGCAGGGCCCATCGTCGTCTTGACGAAGACCGAGCGGATATTCTGTGGCCCCTGATCAAGGCTTGACTCAACTCTCTTCAGGATAGTGTTGATATTTTCGGTTATCTGTTCAGGCGACATCTCAGTCGTCCCGACCTTGGCCGAGAAACTCATCTTATCCTTTGTCCGGACCCTGATGGAACCACGCAGACGCTCAACAATGGGTCTGATATCCTGTCCCGGTGGGATCGGCATCGGCATCTTGCCGCGTGGACCAAGTCGTGGACCTAACCATCGGCCAACAAGTGGCATAACGGCAGTCTCTGCAAGGAAGAAGTTGTACTCACATGCAACCTGTCTGGCTTCACGTGGAGCACCTCCCAGGCGTTCGATCTCCTCGGGGCCGATGATGATATCAACACCCGCTTCTTTCGCCTGTGAAGTTATTTCTCCCTTGCCCAAGACCGCGATCTTTTTGGTGCCTGCACTCTCAGGCAGAAGAATCGTCTCATCAATACGGTTTTTCGGCTGGGCCATGTCGATGTTCTTGAGGTTGACCGTCAGGTCGACACTCTCACGGAACTTCCGCTCTGGCGCCAGTTCGATAGCCTCGGATACGGCCTTGAGAATTTGGGTTTTATCAACCATTTGATGATGCCTCCATAGTCTTCGACCGCGTATGCGATCTCCTATGGTTGTCTCTATGTCTATGCGTTCAGCTGATCATCGAATTGGCCCGCATCGATCGCGGCAATTGCGTCTTTCGACTTCATGCCTTCGACCGTCACTCCAACGGAGCGACAGGTACCG
This genomic interval carries:
- the rpl12p gene encoding 50S ribosomal protein P1, which codes for MEYIYAALLLHSAEKSIDEESVQAVLSAAGIAVNESRVKALVAALDGVDVEEAISKAAAAPVAAAAAAPAAAAAAAPAEEEEEEEKKEEEEESGMAGLGALFG
- a CDS encoding 50S ribosomal protein L10, which translates into the protein MAVYTRHLPQWKRDEIEEVKKNVGEYGLVGLIDTYGIPATQFQQIRRNLRATTEIKVMRNTLIEHAFTELGGSFEDLKEHITGHSALIFTNDNPFKLFKALEQTKTKRTAKAGEIAPEDIVVAKGPTSFKPGPIVSELQQAGIPATIEGGKVKIRETKTIVKAGEPVDRKQVGILAKLGVAPMDVGLSLHVALYQDQLYFPDVLGIDETEYYNKLVLAVQQAFNLSVNAAYPTAFTIEAIIGKAVRDARGLGIEAAIYEKAVIDEIISKAYRQMNTIKALVE
- a CDS encoding 50S ribosomal protein L1 translates to MVDKTQILKAVSEAIELAPERKFRESVDLTVNLKNIDMAQPKNRIDETILLPESAGTKKIAVLGKGEITSQAKEAGVDIIIGPEEIERLGGAPREARQVACEYNFFLAETAVMPLVGRWLGPRLGPRGKMPMPIPPGQDIRPIVERLRGSIRVRTKDKMSFSAKVGTTEMSPEQITENINTILKRVESSLDQGPQNIRSVFVKTTMGPAVRVI